In the genome of Lysobacter sp. 5GHs7-4, the window AGGTGACGTTGGTGCCCACGGTCGGCGTGCTGTTCGACACGCCCTTGACGATGGACAGGTCGGACGAGGCCACCGGCGTCGGGGTCGACGTCGAGGTGTTGTTGCCCGGGGTCGGATCGCTGGTCGTCGACGATACTGTCGCGGTGTTGGCGTAGGTGCCGGTGGCGCGCACGGTGGCCACGATCTGCAGCGAGGCCGAAGCGCCGTTGGCCAGCGCACCGATGGTCCACACGCCGGTACCGGACACATAAGCGCCCGCGCCGTTGTCGGACACATAGGTGTAGCCGTTGGGCAGCAGGTCGGCGACCGACACCGCCGCCGCAGCGGACGGGCCGTTGTTGGTGACCGTCAGGGTGAAGGTGACATTGGTGCCCACGGTCGGCGTGCTGTTGGACACGCCCTTGACGATGGACAGATCCGCCGAGGCCACCGGCGTCGGGGTCGACGTCGACGTGTTGTTGCCCGGGGTCGGATCGCCGGTGGTGGACGACACGGTCGCGGTGTTGGCGTAAGTGCCGGTCGCGCGCACGGTGGCGACGATCTGCAGCGAGGCGCTGGCGCCGTTGGCCAGGCTGCCGATGGTCCACACGCCGGTGCCGGACACGTAGGCGCCCGCGCCGTTGTCGGACACATAGGTGTAGCCGTTGGGCAGCAGGTCGGCGACCGACACCGCCGCCGCAGCGGACGGGCCGTTGTTGGTGACCGTCAGGGTGAAGGTGACGTTGGTGCCCACCGTCGGCGTGCTGTTCGACACACCCTTGACGATGGACAGGTCGGCCTGCGCCGCGATGGTGGTGTTGGCGGTGCTGCTGTTGTTGCCGGCGGTCGGGTCGCTGGTGCCCGCGGGCGCGGCGACGGTGGCGGTGTTGGCGATCGCGCCCGGGGTGGTCGCGGTGCCGGTCACGGTGACGGTGACGAAGCTGGTGTCGGCCGAGGTGGCCGCGCCGGTATCGACCGGCAGGTTGGCAGTCAGCGCGATCGCGTTGCCGGTGCCGCTGGCCGCGCTGCAGGTCGAGCCCGCGCCGGTGCCGGCGCAGGTCCAGCTGACCGAAGTCAGGTTGGCCGGCACGGTGTCGGCGATGCTCGCACCGGTCACGGCGCTGGGACCGTTGTTCCACACGCGGATGGTGTAGGTGACGGTGCCGCCCTGGTTCACCGTGGCGGTACCGGTCTTGCTGATCGCCAGGTCGTTGAGCGCCGTGATGGTGGTGTTGGCGGTGCTGCTGTTGTTGCCGGCGGTCGGGTCGCTGGTGCCCGCGGGCGCGGCGACGGTGGCGGTGTTGGCGATCGCGCCCGGAGTGGTCGCGGTGCCGGTGACGGTGACGGTGACGAAGCTGGTGTCGGCCGACGTGGCCGCACCGGTATCGACCGGCAGGTTCGCGGTCAGCGCGATCGCGTTGCCGGTGCCGCTGGCCGCGCTGCAGGTCGAGCCCGCGCCGGTGCCGGCGCAGGTCCAGCTGACCGCGGTCAGATTGGCCGGCACGGTGTCGGCGATGCTCGCGCCGGTGACCGCGGCCGGGCCGTTGTTCCACACGCGGAGGGTGTAGGTGACGGTGCCGCCCTGATTGACGGTGGCGGTACCGGTCTTGCTGATCGCCAGGTCGTTGAGCGCGGTGATGGTGGTGTTGGCGGTGCTGCTGTTGTTGCCCGGCGTCGGGTCGGTGGCGCCAGCCGGCGCTGCCACGGTGGCGGTGTTGGCGATCGCGCCCGGGGTGGTCGCGGTGCCGGTGACGGTGATGGTGACGAACGCGGTGTCGGCCGTGGTGGCCGCGCCGGTATCGACCGGCAGGTTCGCGGTCAGCGCGATCGTGTTGCCGGTGCCGCTGGCCGCGCTACAGGTCGAACCCGCGCCGGTGCCGGCGCAGGTCCAGCTGACCGAGGTCAGGTTGGCCGGTACGGTGTCGGCGATGCTGGCGCCCAGCGAGCTGCTGACGCCGTTGTTCCACACAAGGATGGTGTAGGTGACGGTGCCGCCCTGATTGACGGTGGCGGTGCCGGTCTTGCTGATCGCCAGGTCGGACGAGGCCGCCAGGGTGTTGGTATCGGTGGACGAGCAGACGCCGGCGCTGAAAGTGCGCCCGGCGCCGGTGCACGACGCGCCGCTATTGGTCACGCCGCTGGGCGGCGAGATGCTCGCGGTGTTGCTCAGCGACGGCGGGAAGGTCTGGGCCAACGCCAGCGGTGCTGCGAACAGCAGCATCGCGGCCAGCGCGAAACGAGACACGGTCCGGGACAGACGCGATCCTGCTTTCTCCTCGCGGCCATGCTGCGGCGGAGTGGCGGACGGGCGGGTGTTGGCAGTCTTCATGCGTAGGCCCAAACAGGGTCAGTAAGCGCCGGCGTTGGCGTTGAACGCCACCGGTACGGTGATGGTGGCCGTGCCGTTGGCGAGCAGATTCACGGTGAGCGAAACGGTGTTGCCGCCCGCGGTGCCGCCGGTAGCGGCGCTGCAGCTGGAACCGGCGCTGGCGGCGCAGCTCCAGGTACCGGACAAGGTGGCGCCGGCCGGCAGGGTGTCGGCGATCTGCGCGGCGGTGATCGTCGTCGCGCCGAAGTTGCGCGCGATCAGCGTGTAGCTGGTCGTGCCGCCAGGCGTGTAGCTCGTCGCGACGTCGCTCTTGGCGATGGTCAGATCGGTCACAGTGGCGTTGACGAAGGTGCAGGTGATGTTCTGGTTGGCGCGGTAGTTGGCCGCGGCGATGGTCAGCGCGTTGCCGGCCAGCGACGAGGTCACCACGGCGTTGCTCTGGTCGACGCAGCTCGCCGACTGCAGCACGAAGCCGGCCACCGCGGTCTCGGTCACGCCGATGGCCGCACTGTGGTTGGTGATCGGGAACACCGCGGAGGTCGCCGGGTTGAGCGTGCCGGTGTTGAGCGTCGGCGAGCCGACGCCGTTGGTGCCGGTGAACGGGAAGCTGCCGGTGTTGGCCAGGGTCTGCTTGACGATGCGCAGGTCCGAACCCGCCAGCGACCAGATCACTTCCAGGCCGTCGCCGGTACCGCCGCCACCCGGATCGATGGCGACGACGGAGAAGGTCAGGCTGGTGATGCCGGTGCCGTCGAAGCGGATCGAGCCGCAGCCGGTGCCGTTGGCGGCGGTGGTGCTGCATTCGGTGCTGGCGGCGGCCGCGCCGCCGGTGGTGCGCTGAAAGCTGTTGCCGGTGACGGTGAAGACCGAGTTGCCGCTGAGCCGGGTCAATCCGACGGTGCCGCCGGTGGACACGTTGCTGGTCAAGGTCCACTGCGAGGAGTTGTTGAGGCCGCCGGACGAACCGCCGATGCGGTCCATGTGCAGCACGGGGTTGTCCACCGCCTTGCTGAAGGTGACGGTGAAGGTGCGATTGCCGGGCTGAACCAGCATTTCCAGCCCGTTGGCGCCTGCGACCGTGCCCGTGTACGGGTTGGTCCAGAAATTGGTGGTATTGAACGTGCCGTTCGTATACGGATTGCCGGCGCCGCCGCCCAACGCGCCCGACCAGGTCACGGTCACGCCCACCGCCGGCGAGGTCGTGGTGTTGCCAGCACCGTTGGTCCAAGTACCGGTGGTCGCGGCCGCGGCGCTACCGGCGACGAACAGCAGGGCCAGCAACGCGGCACAGGCGCGTGCGGTCGATCCGTAAAGCCGGCCGTAGAGCCGGCGATTGACTGCTATCGTCATAAAAGTCCGCGCGTCGGGTGCCGCAGCAGCACCCGCACGCAGCCTCCGGCCACGCGCGCACGCTCCTGCGTCATCAGGTTTTTTTTGAATCCCCATGGCACCCAAACGGGTGCCAAATCTCACGCCAGTGCCGCACTCGATCCGTGTGTCGGGTGCTGGCATGTGCGGACGCGAGGAATGTTCCTTCCTCCAAATCCCTTCCGCACTGCGCACATCCGTCAGCCTTGGCTCCGGAGGTACGCTGCAAATAGTGTGCCATCCATCACATTCGAACGGCAACCCAATTCACAGAAGCCTGTCCTGTCTTTTGCCTAATCCACGATTTGATAGCTGCAGGGCAACTAGCGCCGTTATGCGTCACATTCTGCGCCAGCGGTATCAGGGGAATTACCTACTAAGCCACTGAAAACACACAGAAGTGGGCGCTATCGGCCACACCCTCTGTGAAGGGCCCAAGGCCGGGTTCGGCTGAACACGGCCTCGCCCTATACTTTGCGTCCCCACTGCACCGGCTCCCCCATGCCTTCCAGCGCATCGCCCCTGTCCGTTCCCGACCTGGCGACCATCCAATCCCTGGCCCGAGACGACATGGCGGCGGTCGACGCCCTGATCCGGCGTCGCCTGGCCTCGGACGTGGTCCTGATCAACCAGGTCGCCGAGTACATCGTCGGCGCCGGCGGCAAGCGCCTGCGGCCGATGCTGCTGCTGCTGGCGGCCGGGGCCCTGGACCACCGCGGACCGGACGCCCACCAGCTGGCGGCCGTGGTCGAGTTCATCCACACCGCCACCCTGCTCCACGACGACGTGGTCGACGAGTCCGACCTGCGCCGCGGTCGCAAGACCGCCAACGCGGTCTGGGGCAACGCCGCCAGCGTGCTGGTCGGCGACTTCCTGTACTCGCGCAGCTTCCAGTTGATGGTCGAACTGGACCGCATGGAAGTGATGAAGATCCTCGCCGACACCACCAACGCCATCGCCGAGGGCGAAGTGCTGCAGCTGCTGCACGTGCGCAATCCGGACACCGACGAGGGCGCCTACCTGCGCGTGATCGAGCGCAAGACCGCGGTGCTGTTCGCCGCCGCGACCCGCCTGGGCGCGCTGCTGTCGGGCGCGGACGCGGCCACCCAGCAGCGTCTGCACGACTACGGCATGGCGCTGGGCTACGCCTTCCAGATCGCCGACGACGTGCTCGACTACGCCTCCGATGCGCAGACGCTGGGCAAGAACCTCGGCGACGACCTGGCCGAAGGCAAGGCCACGCTGCCGTTGATCCACGCCATCGCCCACAGCGACGACGCGGTGCGCGCGCGTCTGCGCGCGGCGGTCGAACACGGCGATACCGACGCCATGCCCGAGGTGATGGCAGCCATCCACGCCACCGGCGGCCTGGACTACAGCCGCCAGCGCGCGCGCGATTACGCCGACGCGGCCGAGGCCGCGCTGGACGGGTTGGACGAAAACGACTACATGGCGGCGCTGCGCGGCTTGGCGCGGTATGCGGTGAGCCGGGATCACTGAGTTGGGGCGCGGTAGTTCGGTGCCGCGCGTTGCGTAGCGCGTTGGCGCCAGGCCGCGCTTGCGCAGCCGATCGT includes:
- a CDS encoding DUF11 domain-containing protein, translated to MTIAVNRRLYGRLYGSTARACAALLALLFVAGSAAAATTGTWTNGAGNTTTSPAVGVTVTWSGALGGGAGNPYTNGTFNTTNFWTNPYTGTVAGANGLEMLVQPGNRTFTVTFSKAVDNPVLHMDRIGGSSGGLNNSSQWTLTSNVSTGGTVGLTRLSGNSVFTVTGNSFQRTTGGAAAASTECSTTAANGTGCGSIRFDGTGITSLTFSVVAIDPGGGGTGDGLEVIWSLAGSDLRIVKQTLANTGSFPFTGTNGVGSPTLNTGTLNPATSAVFPITNHSAAIGVTETAVAGFVLQSASCVDQSNAVVTSSLAGNALTIAAANYRANQNITCTFVNATVTDLTIAKSDVATSYTPGGTTSYTLIARNFGATTITAAQIADTLPAGATLSGTWSCAASAGSSCSAATGGTAGGNTVSLTVNLLANGTATITVPVAFNANAGAY
- a CDS encoding polyprenyl synthetase family protein yields the protein MPSSASPLSVPDLATIQSLARDDMAAVDALIRRRLASDVVLINQVAEYIVGAGGKRLRPMLLLLAAGALDHRGPDAHQLAAVVEFIHTATLLHDDVVDESDLRRGRKTANAVWGNAASVLVGDFLYSRSFQLMVELDRMEVMKILADTTNAIAEGEVLQLLHVRNPDTDEGAYLRVIERKTAVLFAAATRLGALLSGADAATQQRLHDYGMALGYAFQIADDVLDYASDAQTLGKNLGDDLAEGKATLPLIHAIAHSDDAVRARLRAAVEHGDTDAMPEVMAAIHATGGLDYSRQRARDYADAAEAALDGLDENDYMAALRGLARYAVSRDH